DNA sequence from the Nicotiana tomentosiformis chromosome 3, ASM39032v3, whole genome shotgun sequence genome:
GCTTTATCTGTTATTGGTGGTAGTTTTGCAAATGGTCTTTGTGTAGAGAATGAAGCATATTAAAGGAACTTAGCAATGGGGTTTGAAGTTTAGTTCATACCTTAAACTAGGATAACTGGAATTCAGATTGTTTGGGAATTGCTCAGCTGGTGCTCTTGCTTGTTCACTTTGCTTTTGATTCCATCTTTTTTGTTTGTTGTTCTTCAGTCTTTCAACTTCAGTATAGAGCTTCTTCAAGTCACTAACCAATGATCCTTTCTTCTGGCAGTTCAATccttgcgcagctcaatcccggCACCTCCAACTAACTTCAAATTGCGGGAGGATCATTTATCAGGGAGCTCAATAAAAGGTGACCAGCTAGTATAAGAAGTTTGTCCTTCCTGTCTTATTGCTTGTGTTTTGTGCATGATAAAATTTCATTATGTGAAGAAGTCATCTTGGCTGAAGgagaaaaactaaatataaaaagTTTAGAAAGCCTCTTGTATTTGGTCTATTTGCAACTTAGCTCCATGAAATTGTAACCATAAAGGTCATTTTCAATTTATGCATTAAAGTCACAATCCTGACTTACATTAGGAGGTTGAACATGGCCTTACATTAAGAGATTAaacatggaggaaaaataaaGCTTTGTTTTGTTTGGGTTGGGCAAAGAGCACTCCTTACTAACTTCATCTGACAGAGTTGGTTTTGACACTTCTTTTTGGTCTTGTCAGACATATTTTGTTGGGGTTTGCTCTTTTAATGGAAACTAATGTGTTTTTAAACAGATATCCTTGTTTATGTCACCAGCTTAAATTATATGGAGTCTATCTAGCTCTAGTTCTGGTGGGAGTATGGCAAAATTTGGATTCTAAAAGGTAATGATCATACCATCGCGAACTGATCACAAGAAGCAAAACTTGTCCAACAACCTAAACCTTGCAATATTCTGCTTAGAACTCAAGAATACAGTTGTACGAGCCTATAGAGCAGATCCTGTTCTACTAAGGTCGTAACCTTGCAAAAGTTCTGCTTACTACCAAAAATATTCTCTTTAGGACTTTCTTCTTATTAGCAACACACAGCACTCTATCATCTGTGTAATGTTAGCATAGACACGCAGAAAGTTGGACATAAACTTGTGTGAATCAGACTTGGTTATTCTCTTCCCCATGAGTTCTTATGTAGAACTGATCCAATCTAAGGTGATTATCAAAATATATAATACACAGAATATATAACTAACTTAATGATCACACTAGTTCTGATTTAGAATTTATAAATAAATCTTAATGCTTCCGTAATTTGAGGATATGCGCTCTTAACTTTTGTCACTTCCTAATTATTTTACAGCTCCAAGATCATTCTTCTCCTTATCGACATTCAGAAGCAAGGGAAGTGACTCAAAGCCAAAGTGACTATCCGAAGCCAAAGATAACTATTTTAAAGGATAAAGTTCCACTAATGCTTGGAATTGCCTTGTGATTGTACCAAACTTCAGACAATATTTCGCAGCAAGAGGTTGAGGTAGATGAGCTTCAATCATCGAAATATGATGTATACTTGTACTTAGTAATCACGGGGCTTGTGAAGCCTTTCTTGTGCTTAGCTGTTTCTAGTAGTTGTCTCAGAATATATGTTGTATATTGTCTTGAGAGGACACTGGCGGAATATTAATGTGATTTTGGTAGTCATAGCATTCTTTCTTATGTTGTTATTTACTCTTGATTTATGGTAAATATCAGAAGTTAAATTTTGTTCAATCAAGTATTGACAGTTTAGAAAGGTCCAGGGTTGAACTATTTGATTATGCTACCTTTACCTTTGTATGATACATACTATGACAGATTTGATGACCTTGTTATCTGGTTGCACAATTATTTGTTGCCTAGACGGCTAGACCCCTCTGGATATTTTACAATGACACACATAAAAAAAACACATTTGTCTTCATGCTAAGTACAGCATGCTGTCCAAATTTGCATATATTGTTgaaggaatatcataaaattatctttttttttaaaaatcacaaTTATAGGATGTTGTCCAAATTTGCATAGAAATTGTTGAAGGAATATCttaaaattatgtttgttttcatacCAAGTATAGCATGCTGCCAAATTTGCATAGAAGTTGTTGAAGGAATGTCTAAATCATCCAGTCAGAGCCTTACTCATGTTAGGGAAATTTCTTTAATCCTTGTTGCATAAATTAATTAGAGCTGATTCTAAAGCATCTCCACGGAGTTATTGAAGGGTGCTTTATAAGGATTAATTATTTTTGCGGTTTGTTAATTTCTACGTAGAATAATTTATTTACGTTTAGCTCTTGAATTTGAAATATGTTAGAGTGTCAACGCCAGAAAATTGCCAGATTTAATGCTAAGTGCAGAATTAGAAATGTTTAAATGGATCACCGAAATGTAGTGTCGTGGAATGATTGGAATTCTTTTAATTTTATGCTAAAGTGCAGAACTAGAAATGTATAAATCGACCACCAAACTGTAGTACTTTTTTTTATCCTTAACTAGAGGTCTTGAGTTTGAGCTGACTTGACAATCTTTCGGTAGAAAATTTGAATATGACGGGCGAACTAACAAAATAACAGTCCATTCAAAATGTATGGGAGAGATCTCCTTGTGACATTTGGATACATGATGTTTGATTTGCCCGAAAGGACACAGAATTACATCAATTTCCGGGGATCACTTTCGCTTGTTTCGTTGTCGGAGTGCATATTGTTTTATCGTTTAATTGACTTCTTCTAGAGGGAGGAACATGAGATTAATTAGTTTAGTAACAAAGTCATGATTTACCTCTTTCTATAATTAAGTTTTTTGCCAAGAAGGGAATCACAGAAGAGAAACAATGTCCTCTTTCAAGTGGCATTATAGGCAATTGTCACTTCAAAGGACAAGATACAGACATGACCAAAGGTAAACAAATAAAAGATAAGAAACAAACAACTACGTAAAAGCCGTTAATTCACTAATTCCTACGTTTTTGCATGGAAATCTGACCCCCTCATTAGCCGAAGGCCGACTTCAAGAGGGACAACTTTCTTCATAAAAGATTTTTCTTAATAAAACAGCTGGAGTTGAATGCTACTTTAACCAAAACGACCATGCGACCAAATCACAGATTGTCAAAATTAATAGTTCCCACTACTATGTGATTAAGAGTTTGAACTTAACATAAATCTAAAAATTGTTTAGTTTACTAACCTCTCTTTATATGCGGAGTCTAGAGAAAGGTCGGACCACATTAGGTCCACTGTATGCAGTCTTACCtcgcatttctgcaagaggccaTTTCCATGGCTTAAATCCAGAACTATTTATGTAGCCTTATCTTGcaatttctgcaagaggttgttttcaCGTCTTGAACGCGTGACTTCATCCGGGACGAAGCTAGAGTGTCGGCTACGGGTACGGCTGAACCCAATAACTTTGGTTCAAACCCtatatttatcttaaaaaattCATCCGGGACGAAGCTAGAGTGTCGGGTACGGGTACGGCTGAACCCAATAACTTTGGTTCAAACCctatatttgtcttaaaaaatttattgaatatatacaaattattaatttaaaaaccCGTAACTTAAAATAATTACAACCTGACGTCCTTCAAATCCGGCTTTGTACTTTATTGTTATATGGCGACTAACTCTTAGCTCCGTGCCAACTGCCTAGGCTCCCCCTCTGCCCAATGTCTAGACCACAAATCATTCTCGCGCCGGCTGGTCAGCATATCCTATAAACTAAAAGCCGGCCTACCAAAGTCACTAATTAAAACTAAGTGACCTAAGAtaaatcttttttctttttctttttctctataGATTACGAGAGCAGTCGACAGTCATCAGCTTTATTTATAGAAAATGATGATTGGTCAATCATATATTGTCCTGAAATACTTAAAAACTTTACAACGTTTGAAAAACACAAATGCAAAACCACTTATTTTTGGTCTTCGAGAAGTCAGAAGGCATCTTAATAAGGCGGATTGATCAAAGGCATTTTGTTGTTCAAAAACATTCATCCTAGGAAAATTTTGCTAAGAGAGAGCTGTAAATATACCTTTTTATGTTCATATTTGTCTACTACCATTCTATAACTTGAAAAGAGACAATCAGAATTCTTCACCATCAACAGCATTAATCCAAATGGCTCATTCTGAGTTTTCATCTTCCACTAGGCAGAGACGCCATACTACACCTGTGGTGTCACAGCAACCTTCCACATCATTCTCAATGTCAATGTCTACCTCCTACAACAACTTTAGTCGTGCGCGCAATCCCACGCCTGCTAGTCCTTTTGCCTCCGATGATGACAGGTCAGTCGCGTAGTTAAATGTATTGAAAGATGTACAACTGAATCCCATTGTCGGAAAGTCTTACTGTGCAAATAGGCTAAAacaatgttatatatatatatatatataaattgttgAAGTAAAAGTGACACAAATAGTTTGACAGGTCATGGCAAGGCGAGCTTTCTTGGCAATTTGAGCCAATAGGGTGGCGCGATAATCGCAACCTTAGTGCAGCACTAAGTCCGTGGACAGCTTCTGATGCTTCTTTCACTTCAGCAGCACATGGGAGTAGGATTTTCAGGAAATCAGCTAATGATTATTACTTATCGCGGACGACTAATGGTGTTTTCCATAGCTTCATTAATCCATCATATGATCATTCTTATTCTGGCCTCCAGCCTTCTGGAAGGCTTGAGCTTCAAAGTTTTGATTCCAGGGCCAGTGGGAATTCCTATGCCTCTCGTGATTATAAGGGCAAGCCCCACAAATCTTCAAAATTGGCAACTATTACAGAAGGGACCAGTGCTGGGAAAAGTGGTCCTTTGGCTGTGAAAGACGAGCTCCAGTCGATAGAGTTTGACAGAATAGAAGATCTTGAAAGGCAAATCCAGATTGACGGGTCAGATACCAACCTATATCATTAGTAACAATGTTAAATTGTGTGACTATATCATCTAAAAGCTAAAACTGTTATAAAGAGCACACATTTTTTTACGTGCATGTCTGATTCTTTTTACATGGGCTAAGCATGTGGAAGAGCACACTTTTAATCACCCCTTACTTAATGAAGACTTAACCTAAATAGCCACCCGCCTAACCGCGTAAATTAGGAATAGCCGACGAATGTATAATccatgtataatatgtgtataactatgtataatcagtgtataatctatatatactgGGGCTAGGAAAAGTAAACAGTGAATCCAGtcgactatttgtgtaaagatccacttaattatattatgtattcaaCAAACACAATGACTCAAAATGGTTTCAGTATCAAAAGCTTATACACAGGCAATACTAATCATGCTAAACTACGTTGCAGGTCAAATGCTCATAATCATGGCATCGTTAGAGATCATCATGGACACCTTGATCAGATGGAACATAGCTTCAATATTAATGATACCTCTGATTGTGACGTGAAATGTGTTGATCATGTTTACGACGAACACAGCCACCATGTTCAATATTCTAAACAATCAAATTTCCAGCAGTATGGAAATGATTTGTACAATGATATTGACAAGAATCCTATAATACACGATGAAGAAAATGATGCAGAGGATGAGGCAGCAGCTCCTAAGCCAGTAGGGTTGTTGAGCTTGTTCAAATACTCCAGCAAGTTGGATATACTATTACTGCTGTTGGGTTGTATGGGGGCTCTAATAAATGGAGGATCTCTTCCTTGGTATTCTTATCTTTTTGGTAATTTCGTAAACAAAATTGCCCTGGACAAAGACAAAGATCGGATGATGAAGGATGTGGAAATGGTAATATATACTTACTATTTCATTGTATGCTCCTCCTTCCCTGCAATTTTTTATCCGTAGAAAAGTTGACATAGAAGAATTTGGTAGAGGTGTAGGTGGCAAAAGGGCGGGTTGGGTCAACGGGTCAAATCAATAAGCTAGTCATAACTCAACCTGCTGAAAGTTTGCTTGGGTCAAAATGGGTTAAGTAACAAGTCATAACCCAACTTGTCTAAAGATGACCCAACTTTCCctccttttttattttgtttttttaagaAAAAATGCGAAGCTAATGTATTTTTGTTAAATTATTAGCTTCAGTTCTTTCAAATTTACATAATTACCGATCTCCAAATTATATTGTATATTTGGGTTTGAGTTGCATTTTGACCCGTCAGTTACATTGTTTTGACCCATTTTGGATCAATAGTTTGATCAGCCATTTCGGGTTCAACCCGTTCAGTCTAGTTAACAAACGAGTCAGAAGTAAACCGCTTAAACTTGGGCGGGTTACTAAAAATGGGTTGATCTTGAGACCTCTGTATGGAGGATTTGAATAGAGTTAGAGTAAGAATGAAGAATCTGTCAAGGATCTCAGTTAATAACTCCTTTCTCTCCTGCTAGCGgttaaaagagaaaaatgaatGAATACTATTAATCCTAAATAGAGCAACTAATTGCCTATACACTCATTATCTAAATCTCAAGAGATCTTATAATAATTGATACAATCTTCAGGTGTGTGTGCTTATGACAGGGCTAACAGCAGTAGTCGTGGTTGGAGCATACTTAGGTAATTTAGACATTTGTATTCTCATATATACTATTCTGGATTTTAGAGTTTAAAGGAGAGTAATCACAGTTGACACTTTAATCATCTTATGCCAGAGACAACTTGCTGGAGATTGGTGGGAGAAAGATCAGCTCATAGAATAAGAACAAAGTACCTAAGAGCTGTTTTACGACAGGACATTGGATTTTTTGATACAGAACTGAATACTGGTGAAATCATGCATGGAATTTCAAGTGATGTGGCACAAATCCAAGAAGTGATGGGAGAAAAGGTACTTCTTTTTGCCCATTGATACTCTAAACTGATAAGTTTTCACTTCTTAATAGTGAAATAAGCTGTGTGTTAACCTTTACCACACTTATACAATGGCTAAACTAATCCAAAGAGAACTCACACCAAATGCATACAACAGCCTCTCTGATCCCGTGTAGTTTTGTACTTCATGCAGATGGCACATTTTGTTCACCATATCTTCACTTTCATCAACGGCTACGCAGTTGGTTTTAGAAGATCGTGGAAGGTTTCCCTGGCAGTTTTTGCAGTCACACCACTGTCTATGTTCTGTGGCCTTGCTTATAAAGCCATCTATGTTGGCCTCACACAGAAAGAAGAGGTGAGAGGCATGCAATGCAATTCAGCGTAACTCCTCCTCTCCCAATTTATATGACACTCTTTCTGTTTGGACCGTCCAAAATTGTTTCACAGCATTCCTAAAACCTTCACAAGTTCCAAAATCAGCTACAATATTGAAGTGGCATTTTCTCCATCAAACTAACAGTTTCCTTGTTATTTTAATACTTTCGCCTACTATTATTTCTGTAACAAATGCATCAAAATGCCGTTCCTATTCAAATAGTTTAAACTGCACACTGAGTTCACTTTAATATTTCTCTGTTTAGTTCACTTTAAACTGCACACTGAGTTTTGTTGTTCTTTTGTAAAGGAATCTTATAGAAAAGCTGGCAGCATTGCAGAGCAAGCAATGAGTTCAATTAGGACCGTTACTGCTTTTGTAGCAGAGGACTTTTTAGATGCAAAATATGTGGAATCTCTGGAGAATTCGGGGCGTTTGGGGGCAAAGGTTGGTTTTGCTAAAGGAGCAGGAATTGGAGTTATTTATTTAGTTACTTATGCGACATGGGCATTGGCTTTCTGGTACGGTTCAATCCTTGTAGCAAAGGGAGAGCTTTCAGGTGGTGAAGCCATTGCTTGTTTCTTTGGGGTTAACGTCGGGGGCAGGTAAATAATTCTGTCATTTTTCTCTCTATCTTCCCTCCACCAGAAGAAGATTTAATAAGCTAATCAACTTAAATTAATAAATGAAATTTGAGGAAGTCTCAAACTTTAAAGGAAGCAAACATTTAACAATCATCAATGTATTGCAGAAGAATTCAGCTTATTGACAACTATTCCATAATAGGGAAATCATAATAATTTACCAATTGATGTAAACAGAACTACTAAATTTTTGCCATTGGCAGCATATCTGGTCTGGCTTAAGTAAACCATATGTCTATTTGTGCAGGGGCTTGGCTCTATCCTTATCTTACTTTGCTCAGTTTGCACAAGGAACAGTTGCAGCTACTAGGGTATTTGAAGTTATAGACAGGATTCCAGAGATAGATCCCTACAGTTCAGAGGGAAGGAGGTTGTCAACTGTAAGAGGGAAAATTGAATTTAAATGTGTTACCTTTGCATATCCGGCTCGTCCAACTGTCCAGATTCTCCAGTCTCTTAACTTAGTCATTCCAGCTTCTAGGACATTAGCATTAGTAGGCACCAGTGGAGGGGGAAAGTCAACGATCTTTGCTCTTATAGAAAGGTTTTATGATCCTGTTCAGGGTAAGCATATGAATCTTTCTTATATAGCAAGTATAACTGTTTGTGGATATTTTTCATGTCTGATTAAGGAAATTACAAATATCTGGGCAGGTCTAATTACCTTGGATGGTCATGATATAAGAACATTGCAAGTGAAGTGGCTGAGAAGTCAGATAGGTATGGTTGGTCAAGAACCGGTACTATTTGGGACAAGCATACTTGAAAATGTGATGATGGGAAAAGAAAATGCTACCAAGAAAGAGGCTATGGCTGCTTGCGTTGCGGCAAATGCTCACAGTTTTATCTCAAGACTTCCAGAAGGCTATGATACACAGGTGCAGTATATGG
Encoded proteins:
- the LOC104116022 gene encoding ABC transporter B family member 19-like; this translates as MAHSEFSSSTRQRRHTTPVVSQQPSTSFSMSMSTSYNNFSRARNPTPASPFASDDDRSWQGELSWQFEPIGWRDNRNLSAALSPWTASDASFTSAAHGSRIFRKSANDYYLSRTTNGVFHSFINPSYDHSYSGLQPSGRLELQSFDSRASGNSYASRDYKGKPHKSSKLATITEGTSAGKSGPLAVKDELQSIEFDRIEDLERQIQIDGSNAHNHGIVRDHHGHLDQMEHSFNINDTSDCDVKCVDHVYDEHSHHVQYSKQSNFQQYGNDLYNDIDKNPIIHDEENDAEDEAAAPKPVGLLSLFKYSSKLDILLLLLGCMGALINGGSLPWYSYLFGNFVNKIALDKDKDRMMKDVEMVCVLMTGLTAVVVVGAYLETTCWRLVGERSAHRIRTKYLRAVLRQDIGFFDTELNTGEIMHGISSDVAQIQEVMGEKMAHFVHHIFTFINGYAVGFRRSWKVSLAVFAVTPLSMFCGLAYKAIYVGLTQKEEESYRKAGSIAEQAMSSIRTVTAFVAEDFLDAKYVESLENSGRLGAKVGFAKGAGIGVIYLVTYATWALAFWYGSILVAKGELSGGEAIACFFGVNVGGRGLALSLSYFAQFAQGTVAATRVFEVIDRIPEIDPYSSEGRRLSTVRGKIEFKCVTFAYPARPTVQILQSLNLVIPASRTLALVGTSGGGKSTIFALIERFYDPVQGLITLDGHDIRTLQVKWLRSQIGMVGQEPVLFGTSILENVMMGKENATKKEAMAACVAANAHSFISRLPEGYDTQVGDRGTQLSGGQKQRIALARAMVKDPKILLLDEPTSALDPESEAIVQRAIDKISKGRTTLVIAHRLATVRNAHTIVVLDRGSVVETGNHDQLMEKAGVYFGLIKLASEAVPKPMSKEGDVPKEMEFSAYEKSIYDVSRVKSVYEISKSKYLESMQEGSHRKEEGKINSYRLSELWNLQRPELIMLLVGLILGMLAGAILSLYPLVLGQALKVYFYTDMSRLKREVGYLCLILVGLGFGCIFTMVGQQGFCGWAGTRLTMRVRSLLFKAILKQEPGWFDLDENSTGVLVSRLSVDCVSVRSVVGDRFSVLLMGLSSAAVGLGVSFKLEWRLALLATALTPFTLGASYLTLIINVGGKLDNSSYAKASSIAAGAVSNIRTVATFSTQEQIVKSFEQALSEPKRTSVRRSQMLGLALGLSQGAMYGAYTLTLWFGAYLVKQGYTNFGDVYKIFLILVLSSFAVGQLAGLAPDTSMASTAIPAVLAIINRRPTIGNERVKGKKIEISKPFDIEFKMVTFAYPSRPDVIVMRNFTLKIRGGTMVALVGASGSGKSTAIWLIQRFYDPTQGRVLMEGVDLRELNLKWLRRQTALVSQEPALFAGTIRENIAFGKPNASWAEIEDAAKEAHIHKFISGLPQGYETEVGQSGVQLSGGQKQRIAIARAILKKSKVLLLDEASSALDLESEKHVQDALRKISKRATTVVVAHRLSTIREASMIAVVKEGTIAEYGSHDKLMASHLDGLYASLVWAETEALAFS